From one Meles meles chromosome 18, mMelMel3.1 paternal haplotype, whole genome shotgun sequence genomic stretch:
- the CCL16 gene encoding C-C motif chemokine 16 isoform X1, with the protein MKVSGAALFLLILILTAPAVHGQSKSGTDFWDYHGSQKKAQWDAQVYKSPASLNSSHTCCLKHHEKVMPRKMVVGYRRALNCYLPAIIFVTKKNREICANPQDKWVQEYIKDPNIPVLPPRN; encoded by the exons ATGAAGGTCTCGGGGGCTGCcctctttctcctcatcctcatcctcaccGCTCCTGCTGTGCACGGCCAGTCAA AGTCTGGCACAGATTTCTGGGACTATCATGGCAGCCAAAAGAAGGCCCAATGGGATGCCCAGGTGTACA AAAGTCCTGCGTCGTTGAACAGTTCTCACACCTGCTGCCTGAAGCATCATGAGAAAGTAATGCCAAGGAAAATGGTGGTGGGATACAGAAGGGCCCTCAACTGCTACCTGCCGGCAATCAT CTTTGTCACCAAGAAGAACCGAGAGATCTGTGCCAACCCCCAAGACAAATGGGTCCAAGAGTACATCAAGGATCCCAATATCCCTGTGCTGCCTCCCAGGAACTAG
- the CCL16 gene encoding C-C motif chemokine 16 isoform X2 translates to MKVSGAALFLLILILTAPAVHGQSKSPASLNSSHTCCLKHHEKVMPRKMVVGYRRALNCYLPAIIFVTKKNREICANPQDKWVQEYIKDPNIPVLPPRN, encoded by the exons ATGAAGGTCTCGGGGGCTGCcctctttctcctcatcctcatcctcaccGCTCCTGCTGTGCACGGCCAGTCAA AAAGTCCTGCGTCGTTGAACAGTTCTCACACCTGCTGCCTGAAGCATCATGAGAAAGTAATGCCAAGGAAAATGGTGGTGGGATACAGAAGGGCCCTCAACTGCTACCTGCCGGCAATCAT CTTTGTCACCAAGAAGAACCGAGAGATCTGTGCCAACCCCCAAGACAAATGGGTCCAAGAGTACATCAAGGATCCCAATATCCCTGTGCTGCCTCCCAGGAACTAG
- the LOC123929714 gene encoding C-C motif chemokine 14-like: protein MIISQHLLSPEASKVPTRSALPLQQLPTRRIKVSPARRMKVSMAAISLFLILLITCTLGRKPELSSRGPYHPAECCISYIAQAVPRHRITDYYETSSQCSKPGVVFITKKGHSICANPRDDWVQDYIKDLEEK, encoded by the exons ATGATCATTTCTCAACACCTCCTCAGCCCAGAAGCCTCCAAAGTCCCTACCAGGTCAGCTCTCCCCCTGCAGCAGCTCCCCACCAGGAGGATAAAGGTCTCCCCTGCCAGGAGGATGAAAGTCTCCATGGCAgccatctccctcttcctcatcctcctcATCACCTGCACCCTGGGGAGAAAGCCTGAACTGTCCTCAC GAGGACCTTACCACCCGGCCGAGTGCTGCATCAGCTACATAGCCCAGGCAGTCCCACGTCACCGGATCACAGATTACTATGAGACCAGCAGTCAGTGCTCCAAGCCTGGAGTTGT CTTCATCACCAAAAAAGGCCATTCCATATGTGCCAACCCCAGGGACGACTGGGTCCAGGACTACATCAAGGACCTGGAGGAGAAATGA
- the LOC123929715 gene encoding C-C motif chemokine 15-like, producing MKIFVGVLPFLILATANGFQVQVPHEPKAVAAKLQQKPSTNMHINGVHHPADCCFGYTQRIRCANMQFFFKTSSACSRPGVIFLTKKQQRVCADPQVLEVQNCMRSLNNIMMTTVERRGFLEKKLY from the exons ATGAAGATCTTCGTGGGTGTTCTCCCCTTCCTCATTCTTGCTACTGCCAATGGATTCCAGGTCCAGGTCCCTCATG AACCCAAGGCGGTGGCAGCGAAACTCCagcaaaaaccctcaacaaatatGCACATTAACG GTGTACACCATCCTGCTGACTGCTGTTTTGGCTACACACAACGAATTCGATGTGCaaacatgcaatttttttttaaaacaagcagCGCGTGCTCCCGGCCAGGTGTCAT CTTCCTCACCAAGAAGCAGCAGCGTGTCTGTGCTGACCCCCAGGTCTTGGAAGTTCAGAATTGCATGAGGTCCCTGAATAACATAATGATGACGACGGTAGAAAGAAGAGGCTTTCTTGAGAAGAAACTGTACTAG